In the genome of Megachile rotundata isolate GNS110a chromosome 16, iyMegRotu1, whole genome shotgun sequence, the window AAATGTGCCAACGATTGAAGTTTGCTTTCAACGTTACGAATTTACAGAATATTCTTAATAATCTTCGCATATAAATAGAAACCACTAGAATGTTGCGCATTCCTCTCGGTGCAACCAGGCCTGGTGTCTACGGGACCGGGTGGCACAATCGGAGgaacaaaataaacaaattataaattttataaatagttaTAATACTATGTAGATACGTGAGGCTTTTTATAGCGGGGAGGTGGTCTCGCGTTATATGACCACGTGTTACCTCCACGTGTTTTATTACAAATACGTTGCGTTAACGTGTATTACTTGTGCGAGTTATACTATCATATAATCCGgtaaataaattacttttcaAGCACTGATATGTATATGTGCTACGTAGCGCGGGAACAGTTCCGGAAAACGTTTCTAATTCACTCTCCAGTTGTGGTTGCAACTTTACGTAATCAGAGTCAGTTTGAAGAAGATTAATGTTCAATTCTACATGACAGTATTCCATGTCTTCTTTGTGTCACAATCACTAATCTTCAAGCAAATTAAGATTCTCAGTAACGAAATAAATTCTACATACTTTTATCTTTTAACTTCTACTTATGGTTACCATTTTGTTTCTGGTAATCTTTAATGATAAAGCTGGTTACAGTTTCCAGACACGAGGTAGCATGCTGATTCTGAGTCACGTAAATGCAACAATCAGAAAGcgcaaatatttttgttcagaaaCGTCGACGGAGACTGTTGCACGGGTTATTAGAGTCCAGCTAGTATAGTTAGACGCTAGGAAGCCTCATATACTAGACTTCTATTATTACACTGGGTCGCTGGCTTAAACTCAGTCAGCGTTGGCTCCCTGAACCGTGAGAACGTCTCGACGAACACCTGAAGAACGCGTTCGCCGGCGATTCGCGGCGAGCTCAGTCGTCTTCGAGAACGTCGAACCGCTAGTGCGCCGCTCACGCGTCTCCCTTGGTGTTTCCTATCGCGTACTCGAACCCTAGCGTGAACTCAGTGGATAATTACATTCAAGATGCCTTATTACGGGGATGGTCTGCCATATTACTATGGGGGAGCCTTTGCGAATCATAGTTCTCTGATGACTGGTGCTCCACGGTAAGCTTCCTTACTTTTCTTCCCATCTTCCATATTTTCCTTTCATACATCAGCTCTTTTCTCATCAGTATCTGTGAAAATTAGTTTCAATTAGTTTTTATTAAAAGCTAATATAGTTCTTAGTACAAGTTTCATATTTAAACAttgattcattttttatatcCTCTGCTGAGGTCACTACCTCTCACTTTTAGTGCAaagattttgttatatttttatacaaaatacttTGAAGTGACTCACTTGTATTGTGCTACAAGTGACGCTGCTCAAAACAATCAGAGCACTGCTTAAAATAATCAGGATGTTTTCAGTAATTGTTCTGAACAATTTCTTCAGAGAGAGATACATCTTCTTTGATAAAAAACTATACATATTCTTTTTCCATCAAGATAGAATCTCTGACAAAATCATTTTACTGTctccattttattttaattcatacaGAGATATTATAAGGAACATCACTTTCTTCTCTTCACTTTCCCCTCGTCCTTTACATTATTCTTGGTCGCGAAATGACGTTCGACATTGTAGGAGGCTTCTCTGGTGGTTAGTTACGTGAATACGTCTGCGGGCAACAAAGAACTACGGCAACGAAAATAGAAATGTTTTTTCCTCGTAGACGGTTCGAAGACAAGTAAAACCCGAGTTGCAACAGGCGAGAACGTGCACGGTTCTCGGCAATTAGAATAGCTTTCTAGAACGTTATTCAAGATTTTTGGCAAGCCACGAATATGACATACGATTCGTCAAACCAGTAACTCATTAGCGACGATTAATTGATAGTAGAGATTTCGGATAAATCATAAGCGTTACACGAAATGGATGGCTCGTCGAGAATATCGGTGTAAAAATAGTATCTGGACGTACGTTCTCCACGTGATAAAACTCTCCCGTGTACGTTACTTGTTGCACTGCCAAAAAATCCTCTGCTAAACTCCGCAATTACGTTGTAACTTTCAACGAGCTGAAAAGATTGATGCCATCATTTACGGAACATACAGGATAAATTATCGAGTACAAGCAGCGTTACCTATCATAATTTTGAGGTCGTCTTAAAACCTTCCTTCAGAAATATAATTCGAGGTATCATAACATGAGCAAACAGCTCCTGTTTCAAAATTAAACTCGATTGCTTTTACAAATTGAAGTGTAGCTAATTAAAAATAGCAACTTGTTCACTGTGTTTCAAAACATATCACAGTGCAGGTGGCCTTTTTGTACAGCAATAATGTATGCAAATCTGTTAATGTAACGAGGCATCTTGACAACTCTGATACCATGATTTATGACTGTTTTGCTACGATTATGTACTCGCTACACGTGTGCCCAATTACCACTTGTTCGTCATCGTATAAAGAGGCAGATGCGCTATTGATTCATGAATCGAAACATGTCAATCATTCGTGACGACTCGCGAGCCAAATCAATAGGCAACGAGTTCAGCAATACGTGTAACAAGTGTTCGCTATGCGCTTCCCTTCGGTAACGTAATACACCACGAGAACAAGCATCTGGCATTGAAACGGAAGCTTATCAAGTCGTGCTCGATTCAATGTACGTCACAGAATTTGCTGAGTCGCCTGTGAACTCTTCAGAGGTTACACAACGACCCAAACAATGACCGTGCACGTTTCATCCTTTTGTCTCTCGCCACCTGCAATGACAGTCGGACAATGATTCTGATAATTCCAACAAAAAGAGAATTTGTTGATAGTCGTGTCAATCACCGATAAAAAGAATACGTATTTCTCTTAAAAGTTTGTTTACGCAAGAATTGGTTTGCTTTTGCAAGCTCGCAAATTTCAAATCGGTTTACTTACACAAGCATATTTGTGAATCTTTAAATCGTGGAATGTAgataaaatccttaaattttctctTCTTTGTACGTAGATGATTTTCTTAAGCTCTTTGTATCGTtgttataaaattccaaatagtGTTCTCAAATCACCGTCAAGCCACCCTGTAAACAAGAATCGGTAAATCATCTGAAGATCATAGGTAAATAATTTGAAGACTTTACCAGAGAAGCCTCCAATTCGTTCAGCAagaatttaattgaaatgtTCGCGTAGCGCCTTTCACACACCGTTGTCGCGGTTCTCCCCCCATCTATCGACGATCTCCGAGTCACCGTTGTCTACCCTGCGTCGTTACTCCCCCGTTTCGGTGCCTACCCGACCCCGACGCGTGATCGACACCGCGGACATCGACGTTTCTACGCCAAGAACTATCCATTCTCaagatgggaaccggaggaatcggCTGCGCCGCGATCGACCGACTATCAAGATCAGGTCACAAGCTCTGAAGGATAACCCGGCTCTACGCGAGCACAACGAACGACACGAGAAATCGGTGGGCGAGTTGTTGGTCGAGAAGTTCTTGATCAAGGATAAAAAGCTGGAAGAGGCAGAGAAAGGTCTGCACCTGATCCACCAGGTCAGTTTGGACCGCGGCGAGGACGACGAGGAGCTGCAGCAAATGAAGAACAAGATAACCAGACGATTCACGAGAAGGAGGTCCTCCGCGGACATTCAATTAGATCCCGAACAGTTGGAGAGAGAGGTTGCCTATGCTCAGGTGCAGGCTAAAGTGCTGGACACTTTGGTGGCGGAGGAACAAGCCGAGATCGAGAACGAGGTTCGTAGAGGGACTCTGATAAAAAAAAGCAATACCGGAGGACCTAGAACCGTTCCTGGCTTCTTCAGGAACGTGGACGGGGACTCCGCGTCTCAGGGAGAGGAGGAAGCCGCCGCGCAGAAGATGAGAAAGACGCTGAAGAAgcttaaaaaaaagaagaaaacgacCGAGAAACCTTCGCCGCCTGACGACGAGGATAAATCAAGAGTACGAAGGTCGAGCACCTCCAGCGACGTCTCTGTAGAGCTACAAACGGACGAAAAGAGCGACAAGGAAACGCGCAAGCACAAGAAACCCCAGATGTTCAAGGTCGAAGCTAGTAACAGTGTCGGCGACTTCTCGACCATTTGGGTGAACAGTGGCGATGCCGGCAACGTGATCGTGGAACAGTTCCGTGAGAGCGTGAGAATTCCTGTGCCTAGAAAAATGGGGATTCGTAAGATTGGCAGGGAAAGCGTGGACGAAGAGTCGGAAACTGAAGTTGTGTTACCTGTGAAGAGACCGTACGTGAAGGATACCTCGAGGAACAGCGTGCACTTCACTGTGAGGACACCGCCTGAGAAGCTGAAGGATCCTTTGAAGGAGCTCAGACCCACGGAGAACGGAGTAGAACCTAAACAAGAGAAAGAGCCTttcagaaatgaaaatattttagagaAAAAAGAAGACATTGTTCCCTCAAAGTCGGAGAAAGAAGACACGAAAAAGAGCTTCACTCCTAAGAGTCCTGACGCTACCGCgttgaagaaagaaaaaactCAAAAGGGTTTTGAAAGTCCTAAATTGAAGAATACTGACCCATTAAAGAAGGAGGTTCCCGAGTCGCCCAAATCTCCTACTACTCCCACGttaaagaaagaagagaagaaaggTTTCGTAATCCCCAAGTTGAAGAACACTGACCTACCCAAGGAGGTTCCCGAATCACCTAAGTCTCCCCTCAGTCCTACGTTGAAGAAGGAATCTTCGAAAAGTCCtgtgatttctaaatttaacaaaactGGACCACTGGAGAAGAAGGCACCCGAGTCTCCGAAGTCTCCAGATGCTCCAACGTCGAAGAAAGAACCGTCCACAACTGGAAAACCCGGCGAAGAGGTCTCGAAAGTGGTCGAAGAGAACACGGTATTAGGTGTTGACCCGTTGGCGAATGAAAACAGCGCCAGTGCAGCGCTTCCATCGGCCGCGGACAGGCTGCCAAAAGCGTCTAAAATTAATACGGATGAAAATAATGCCGTAGAAGCGCCAAAGCGTTCGTTACGAGAGGCGGAGTACCTGGCAAAGCCAACGAAAATCGAGCGTGACGAGGACGTTGTTTATCCGTTACCGGGAAAGAAGGTGGACAAAGCCGTGACCTTGACGAGCGTCTCCACGTCGAATGCCTCTGGTGCACCGATCAATTCGGACCAACTAAAACCATCGAACAGAGAGGATCGATTAGAAAATACCGTCATCGATGATGCAACCACGAAGCTCGTGACAAAGACGACCTTGTTGGACGGTACAAAGAGCGAGGCGCAGAAGAAAAATTCAGGAAGTGCCGAGAAAAAAGCGTTGGTAGAGGATGTTAAGGGCAGCAAGGCGAAGCAGTCCAGCCTGGAGAAGCTCCAAAAAACAGGTGACGAAGAGAGTTCAAAAATCCCAGTCAAAGTGACCTCGAAGAAGGAGGAGGATTCCTGGAAACGAATAAAGACTGAAAGTAACAAAAAGTCGATATTAAAGGACAGTTTACAAAATACCTCCAAGACTGAAGCGCAGGCTAAGGAATCGAAGATCCCGTGGAGGAACAAGGTGACCAAGGCTGCACCTGGTGATAGTGCACCTTTGAACAGAAGCGTCAGCGTCGACGTTCAACCCAGTGTTCATGCGGAGGATTCCAAGTCTTTGAAACAGTCCACTTCCGTGGACGAGAGTTTGATCAACAAGATGCCTACGGACAAACAGCACTTGTTAAAATCCTACGAGAGTTTGAACGGAGAGAGTGGAACATTGTCGAAGAGTACGTCATCCGAGTCCATAGACTTCTGGAGCGAGATCAAAGGTCCGGACAGTCCTAAAGTGGCGAAGGTAGTTAACAGGGAGTTCAGTTTCGCTGGTTCCAAGAATGCAGAGCCACGTCAGGCGGTCGAGGACCCCATTGGCAAACAACTGGACAAGAAAAAAGAGACTGCTCCTAAAATAAACGTCGCTGCACCGCTGCACGGGCTCAGTAATATCCCCGTAATCGAGGAGGAGAGGAAGGCCGAGGAGGAGTCGTCGAAACTCAACGTAGAGCAGAGAATACCGAGCTGCGAAGCGTCTCCAATTGCCACGGAGAAGCCGGAGCCGGAAAAAGATACCGGAACACCGAAGAAGGGGCTCAAAAAGAAGAACCTGTCTCTGGCCATCAATTCTGCACCAAAGGAGACCGCGAAGACTCCTTTGAACCGCGAAGATTCGACGGCTTCGACTATTTCCGCAAAGTCTGTGACCAGCACGCCGGATACCTCGGTGCCCGTTTCTGAAGTCTCGACGCCGGTGTCGGAGATTCCCGTGCCGATAATAAACGTCGTCGACACCCCGACACCCACAGCGACGCCGACCAGAGCCGGCTCCCAGATCTTGGAGGACGAAGACGAGCCCAAGACGCCGACCAACGAGTGGCAAGACGACGACCTTCCTAAGATCTCCAAGTGGAACAACCACAACGACCTGTCCAACGTGGACCAAGCGGACGTCACTCCTGTTCCCTCCAAAGACGCCAGTGTCGCGTGTAGTCCGGAGAACAGCCCCGACTCGTCTAAAAAGAAGAAGATAGTCAGAAAGAAGAAGTCTTCGACAACCAAGAGCTCCACGAAGAAGAGCTCCACGAAGAAAGAGACGCCGAAGGAGAGTAAAAGGTCGAAGAAGGCCTCGTCCAAGACGCAGGACAACCTGAAGCCGTCGGAGCCCGTCGCTAAGACCAGCCCCAAGAACTCGCCCGCCGCACGACCGATCGACCTCATCAGGATGTTCTACACGACACCCATGGCGCTGCTGACCGCGACGCCCAGGGACCTCTCCAAGGTTCGTCGAGCCAAGATCAAGAGGAAGAAACATCACTCGAGAACGCCGTCCATGAGCAGCGACAGTACCGGAAGCACTACCAGCACAGCCACCACGGAAAGCAGTGGATCCACCTGCGCGGAACTCGACGACGATCCGGAGCACAAGAGGATGAACTCTACGAGGAGCAACGACTCCGGCTTCGACGGCTCGCCGAGGATATCGAGTACATGTTTCTGCAGTATTTTTGGATTGCTTACTCTCGGTGTACACCGGTCCTTTGCCCCTCCCTACTCGCCCACCCTAACGTGTTGCATAATTCCGACACTCTGCTTGTTGCATTTGTCTTGCTTCAGGACTCTTGACCTCTGTTTAACCGATCTGCCAGGAAGTTTACTAAATCCGTGAAAATTTATCGCCTCATCGGGCGTGGGCGGTGATTGTAAACGATGATGTATTCGCCGCTTCGATGAATCTTGGCATTTTAGTTTGGTTCAGATTGGCGGCTCGATAATGAACATCAGAGTATAAAATTTGTGTGTACCTAATATAGCTAACAAGCTTTTGTTTCACTAACGTGTGGGCTTACATTCTTACTTTTTTCTGCGTCACAATTTGGCTTCAAAAGATATGCCTTGGTATTTGTTTGAAGTTGCATATTTGTTTGTTGGTCCTGAAACATCAATACAACTTAGTAATATTGAAACTGACATTGGGTTATGCGTAATTTCGGTAGAAACAAAACATGTACCACCGTAATTCACTCTCGGTGTTCAACAAATTCTGGTGTATTCCGAGAAGAAAAAATGTTTCTGTTGGAATCCGTCCAACGAAATCTCGTGATTCTAAGTCAGCCAGAATACCTATGAGTAAATCAATTCATCGGGCAATTTTCACTGAAGCGAAAAGTACGATGTAGGTTGGATTAGACCCAGTAGGGGGAGTTCTTCGATACTCTGAAATTAAAATCGTACACTTAGAATCTTCGCCCCTttataaattcctcaatttatcAAGTCCTGAGGTGACAATACTAACCTTCATAATGACCTAACCATATTCATATGGTGGCAACAGTCGCAATGTCTATGGTCAAGGATCTTTGGCATAGCTCTTTCACGGCCTGCCAGAATATTAGAAAACGATTCAGCTGTCACCTCGGTACCCTCAAAAGTATCAGGTGCACATGCGACGCCAGTTGCATATTATATAAGGTCACTATCACAGGGTCAATGACACCACATCACAAGACACTTCAGGAAGTAGTACATCAGAGGTTCTCATTGCTCCCTGCAAAGAAATTAATTCGTTATACAACCTTGAGTAACGACGAGATTACGATCAGCGTATCAGCAATGATTAATTGATTCTTCTGTACGTTAGCTACAAACTGATTCGCGGACTTGGTGCTCCTATTTATAACGTGCTACGCGGTTTCATAATAATATTCTAGGTATCATAATGCAGCCACGAGTGGCCGTACTCGCAAACAAAAGTTTCGAGATAAATTTAGCTGGTTCATCGGGTATCAGTAGAGAGAAAAGCACGAGGACAGTCTGTTCTCAAACTGAATCGGTATCTTcagtaaaaaatatgttaattaaaaaatttgtccaGTCGTTGCATTTTTTGCAATCTTAGCAATAGTGACTTTATAAAATACAGTGTTGAAAGTAGTCATAGTCTGAGTACAAGGTGCATCAAAGGTACTTAGCGGTAAGAACAGAACAGTAAAAAATGCATCAACTTGCAAAACATTTGAAAACAGATTGTGACATGGCTTGCCACAAGAAATGCGAGAAACTGACTGGCAATCTTTGTGGATTGAACCAAAAACTCGTGGCAGAAGCTTTACAAGCGCTCAAGAGGGGTGAGTTTTATTCCGAAAGAATACTTGCTCACACGCATTGTCGTCAGACTATCAATTTATCGAAGAAACCATCTTGCGTCACTTTGCATTTATAACAACAAGGTTGCagaaaaatatgtatatctTGTCCAGTGCTGTTTACTTTTTTCTGCTCGAATTAACTCGCCGTATTTCACGAATTTGATTCCAAGTTTTTGGCCGTCTAGACAGACTTGGCTGGCTTCATTGCTTCGTCAAAATTCCACGTGGCAATCATAAATCCATTTTCTGCGGTTACTAAATAATTTTCGTGGCCAATGGACGATACCGCGGTCCAGATCAAAAATCATCGTTAAATCGGTCCCGCATACGCCGTAATCTTTCTGCCTTCTAATCGATCAATTACAACTTCATCTCGCGTCAGAGAACTCTATTTTCGAAAAATCTTAGCCAGCCAAGATCCAGCGTGTTTGCCTGCCAGAGGTAAATCGGCAATTAATGTGCTTATTAATCGAAGCGAACATTTTATCTTATTTTACTTGCCTTGGCTTCAAAACATTGGCGGAGGATTGGAATCAAactgataccaaatttccatgttccacaatttccacgtttataaaatttctagacATCCAGCTcctcagttctcaaatttctataaggtccagacaaattactaaactctcaaggttccctGTAATTATTCCAAGATTAACATTCGAGGCAGCTATTATAATGCTATTAACAGCAACgttttccccaaatctcaaagtgcATGAAGGGTCAATTAAAATGTGATTTTTGAAATCTCCAGCACCCTCGCAGTCGTCGGACACCCAGAGGAACTCGGATTCGTCGGACCACTTCCCCAGCGGGCGAATAACGCCGCCAGCGACTAACCTGCCAAGATTTAAGAAGTACGCCGTGACGGACTTTAATTTTCTGAAAGTAAGTCGAAACGGCTGGTCACTGTAGCTCGTTGGCGGTTTTTAGCAAGGACGTGTTTAACTCGATACGACATAGAAATATTTGCCAAGGCCTTGTTCGcttgaattatttgaaacaaTAGAATTTCGCGAAGTCTGCTTCCTTTCctctattgaaaatttatgccgCTTCAGGGTATATCTGAAATAACAAGGTAGCTTAGATTCTAAACAGTTTGTGGAAACCTTGAAAATGGAACTCTTAccaaattgtttatttaaaatggtGGTATCCTCAGTAAGATCCGTTGATACGCCATATTTCCTTAGTATTTAACGTCATCAACTTTCTGTAATACAAGAAAGAATTTTTATACAAGAATTTAATGACCTTATCTGAATGTATATTTAAGTTTATAAGACTCAAATGTGTACGATAAGAAATTGAAGAACTCGAAATATTGCAAGTTGAAGTGATACGAGCGATTTCGATTATCGGCCCACAACTACCTGTAAATATAGTTTCCGAGAAATTTATGAGCCACGTTGGCTCGCAGCTCGGCGGAAACCAATCTGGATCACGTGTGTATTTACATCACGTGAACCCGACTTGATTCACGAGCCTTCGAATCATCCAGAGTACGAGGTGTAAGCGTTCGATTTTCAAGTTTACGATCACATTGGCGTGGTGACAATGCCAAAAATGATACTTTGTTTACTCATCCCCGCGTCCCAGTAACCTAGCGATAAGTAAAGGGAAAGCCTTTGATCGTCGTTTGTTTTTCTATCGGCCGAATTTATTCGCAGGAACGATTAAAACGATTTTGCGGAGGACCACGCAAATAGATTCACCCGAATTAGCTGCaagcaatgcattatttttaaCGGAGTTCAGCTACTCTCACGTGCGGCACTCTCGCTTTAGACGCTTGAACTTTCTACCGTGTGCCGTTTTAactctttcaaattttccctCGTTAATGAACTTTGATTGAATTTAAAACGCGTTCATCTTCAAGAGTTGCTCATCTGGCAAGCCTGATACCTAAAAAATAAAGACAATCTTTATAAGCTGAGACTTGAGTCTGAATCACACATTtgtatctttaaattttaagtCTAAACGATCTGTCTTTAcctttgttttatttaaaagaaatctGTAGCATTCGTTGCATCTGAAACATTTCTGATTCGTTGTTTTCATCCAGGTCCTAGGAAAAGGCAGTTTTGGCAAGGTGCTGTTGGCCGAGCTGCGTGGCACGGAGTGCGTGTATGCCGTGAAATGCCTGAAGAAAGACGTGGTGTTAGAGGACGATGACGTAGAGTGCACCCTGATCGAGAGGAAAGTGCTGACCCTGGCTACCAGGCATCCCTACCTCTGCCATCTGTTCTGCACCTTCCAAACGGACTCTCACTTGTTCTTCGTGATGGAGTACCTGAACGGCGGTGACTTAATGTTTCACATTCAGAAATCTGGCCGCTTCGCGGAGTCCAGGGCTCGCTTCTACGCCGCTGAGATCTGGTCTGGATTAAATTTCTTGCACAAGAAGGGTATAGTGTACAGAGACTTGAAGCTGGACAATGTGTTGTTGGACTTTGAGGGTCATATCAGAATAGCTGATTTTGGCATGTGCAAGCTGCAGATCTTCCTCGACAGAACCGCCGACACCTTCTGTGGCACTCCTGATTATATGGCTCCTGAGGTAAAAGAGGAAATTTAGATTGGTCTCAACTGATTATTACAAACGTTACCTTTTCAAAGAAATCTTCTCCTAATTAAAAGTGATCAAAGATCTAAATGTAACAGCTTTAAAGGTGTCAAAGCCGTTTCTAAAGACAGCGTCCGTTGGTCTCTTTTGGTTAACCGGGTATCGTTTCCGCATTGCAGATCATAAAGGGACTAAAATACAATCAGGCGGTGGATTGGTGGTCGTACGGCGTGCTTCTGTACGAGATGCTCACGGGACAGTCGCCATTCTCCGGCTGCGACGAGGACGAGCTATTTTGGAGTATATGTAACGAAAGACCGTTCATACCGCGCTACCTGAGCCAAGAAGCCGCAGACATACTGATCTGTCTTCTAGAAAAGGATTCAGGGAAGAGGCTACCTGGACACGAGATCGCGTTGCACTCCTTCTTTCAAGTACAAACATTTTAGTTCCCTGTACACAATGGTCGACTGCATTCCACTTAACGTGGcgttaatacaatttttcttaCTTATCAGCATGAAGTTAAatggaagaaaaatatttgtatgtctcgtatttttataaaattagataTTGTTTCTTCAGCTTGAAGGCTCTAGAATTTTCCATACTTCtggcaaatttaataatatactgCAGTGGACCCTTACATAGCATGTCAATGAAATATTATTcttgataaataattattcttgAAATAACAAATGTATTGAATTCTCCAGTCACTGCCGTGGGATCGACTAGAAAGGAGGCAGCTAGAGCCACCGTTCAGGCCAGCCCTAGACCACACTCTAGACACCAAGTACTTCGACACGGCTTTCACAGCAGAAAGGCCACGATTGACCCCGGTACCTGAGCAGATCCTGACCTCGATGGACCAGGGTGTCTTCCGTGGATTCTCCTACACGAATCCAAACGCAACAGACTGAACGAGCTAGTAGGGACAAGCGGCAGTCCAACTTCAGCTTCGCGTTGATCGTCAACGCTCTGTTACAATGACGGTACTCATGGTACCGTAGTCTGAGAGCTACGGAAAAGGGGGTACCCTTGTTCCGAGGGGAATCGAGCTGACGAGTCTTCTGGAACGATCGAGATTCGGAAAGATGGCAAGGAGAAGCTCTACGGGATCCACCGATGTTCCTGATCAGCCGTCCCGAGTCAGGCTTCCAGCGATTACTAGGTTTTTATAAAACGAAGGCCACGCTGCATCGATAGAACACTTAGATTAGTCTTCCGTGGAATGAACGAGATTCCAGCGTGCCTTCTCGTTCGACTTTAGGTGCGATTGGTCATACTCTGTATTTTCCCTCGTTTTTTTAAGCCCTTTTCTTCGACCAGGTGTCGCGAGATGAGAATCCTGACGCTGGCTGTACAATgatgtttcaaataaataaaatggacAACAGGCTAGATGAATTATTCCAAATGATAGCCAGTATGGATATTGTGTTCCAGCGAGAAAACGGCGCGACCAAAGAAACCGGAAGACGCTCGAGTTCAATCTCAGAGACGCGTAACTACTCGATATTCCCGCGTTTATTCTAAACGTCTAGCGTTACACCGTCCAGGTTATTAATACACGAAGTGGCTCATTATTTTGGCAGAGATAGACACCGTCTCGAGCGTTTTCTACCCGCAGATCAAACCTCCCTCTCTTCCGGCCCTTTTTTACCCCCTGATGATCgctctttcttttccttttactCGACTTTCTTCCGTTCGCCTTACACCTTCCATCTCCTGACccgtttttctcttttttatcgTCTTTTCTTAATTCCTTCTCTTTCTATTTCCATCTACTCTCAGCGTCTCGCTCGCCCCTCTGTCCGTTTTCTTCCGTTCCTTCTTCCTCACACTTGCCTCCGCGCTGACTGTACGCT includes:
- the LOC100875557 gene encoding uncharacterized protein LOC100875557, translated to MPYYGDGLPYYYGGAFANHSSLMTGAPRAFHTPLSRFSPHLSTISESPLSTLRRYSPVSVPTRPRRVIDTADIDVSTPRTIHSQDGNRRNRLRRDRPTIKIRSQALKDNPALREHNERHEKSVGELLVEKFLIKDKKLEEAEKGLHLIHQVSLDRGEDDEELQQMKNKITRRFTRRRSSADIQLDPEQLEREVAYAQVQAKVLDTLVAEEQAEIENEVRRGTLIKKSNTGGPRTVPGFFRNVDGDSASQGEEEAAAQKMRKTLKKLKKKKKTTEKPSPPDDEDKSRVRRSSTSSDVSVELQTDEKSDKETRKHKKPQMFKVEASNSVGDFSTIWVNSGDAGNVIVEQFRESVRIPVPRKMGIRKIGRESVDEESETEVVLPVKRPYVKDTSRNSVHFTVRTPPEKLKDPLKELRPTENGVEPKQEKEPFRNENILEKKEDIVPSKSEKEDTKKSFTPKSPDATALKKEKTQKGFESPKLKNTDPLKKEVPESPKSPTTPTLKKEEKKGFVIPKLKNTDLPKEVPESPKSPLSPTLKKESSKSPVISKFNKTGPLEKKAPESPKSPDAPTSKKEPSTTGKPGEEVSKVVEENTVLGVDPLANENSASAALPSAADRLPKASKINTDENNAVEAPKRSLREAEYLAKPTKIERDEDVVYPLPGKKVDKAVTLTSVSTSNASGAPINSDQLKPSNREDRLENTVIDDATTKLVTKTTLLDGTKSEAQKKNSGSAEKKALVEDVKGSKAKQSSLEKLQKTGDEESSKIPVKVTSKKEEDSWKRIKTESNKKSILKDSLQNTSKTEAQAKESKIPWRNKVTKAAPGDSAPLNRSVSVDVQPSVHAEDSKSLKQSTSVDESLINKMPTDKQHLLKSYESLNGESGTLSKSTSSESIDFWSEIKGPDSPKVAKVVNREFSFAGSKNAEPRQAVEDPIGKQLDKKKETAPKINVAAPLHGLSNIPVIEEERKAEEESSKLNVEQRIPSCEASPIATEKPEPEKDTGTPKKGLKKKNLSLAINSAPKETAKTPLNREDSTASTISAKSVTSTPDTSVPVSEVSTPVSEIPVPIINVVDTPTPTATPTRAGSQILEDEDEPKTPTNEWQDDDLPKISKWNNHNDLSNVDQADVTPVPSKDASVACSPENSPDSSKKKKIVRKKKSSTTKSSTKKSSTKKETPKESKRSKKASSKTQDNLKPSEPVAKTSPKNSPAARPIDLIRMFYTTPMALLTATPRDLSKVRRAKIKRKKHHSRTPSMSSDSTGSTTSTATTESSGSTCAELDDDPEHKRMNSTRSNDSGFDGSPRISTPSQSSDTQRNSDSSDHFPSGRITPPATNLPRFKKYAVTDFNFLKVLGKGSFGKVLLAELRGTECVYAVKCLKKDVVLEDDDVECTLIERKVLTLATRHPYLCHLFCTFQTDSHLFFVMEYLNGGDLMFHIQKSGRFAESRARFYAAEIWSGLNFLHKKGIVYRDLKLDNVLLDFEGHIRIADFGMCKLQIFLDRTADTFCGTPDYMAPEIIKGLKYNQAVDWWSYGVLLYEMLTGQSPFSGCDEDELFWSICNERPFIPRYLSQEAADILICLLEKDSGKRLPGHEIALHSFFQSLPWDRLERRQLEPPFRPALDHTLDTKYFDTAFTAERPRLTPVPEQILTSMDQGVFRGFSYTNPNATD